From the Aspergillus puulaauensis MK2 DNA, chromosome 1, nearly complete sequence genome, the window CAGGGAGGAAGTCCAATCGGCATACATATTTTAGCCTTCTGTATGCGTTCGTTCTGCAGAAAGCTGCACAGTTAGTCCGGGATGTAGGACGGCCGGGATACGAAGAGGAATACGAGTCTCGTGCGGTGTCTCTACAGGAAGCTGTTAGGAGACACTGCTATGATGGACGGTTCTTCACGGACTCGACGGTCCATGTTGCGGGTGAAGACGCATACTCGCAGCACTGCCAGGTATTTGCCATAATTTCAGGGACTGCAACCCCAGAAGAACGCGCGCGGCTGTTGAAGGAATCGTTTTCCGATCCCCGTTTCTCCAAGTGCTCGTATATGATGCGCTTCTATGCCCTCCGCGCGTTCAGTATAGCTGGGGATGAAGTATACGAAAGGTTCTGGGATCAGGCATTTCAGCCATATAGGAAGATGCTTTCCCAGAATCTGTCAACGtgggaagaggacgatgtACGCCAGCGCTCGGATTGTCATGCCTGGGGGAGCGTTCCTATCTATGAATATTGTGTGGAACTGGCTGGTATTCAGCCCATTTCTGCTGGGTGCAAGAAGGTGCTTTTTAAGCCGAGGCTGGGGCTTAGTGATGCTTTAAGTGCTACGGTTGCACTGGGTGGAGATAATACTGCTAGTATCTCCTGGACAACGCGGGATATTGGGGAGAAGGACATATATTTGAAGTTTAcgaaggaagttgaggttgcAAGTCAATTGCCAGGTCGGGTTAAAGTTCATCATGGTGTCACTGACAGCCTGCACCTGGTATTTTAGTGAGAAGCAGCACTGCGCCAGCATTGTGGAGTAGATACAATGCCAACTTCCAATCTGCTGGTCGACCATGATCCAGGTACTCAAGGTCAACAGTCTGAAGTCGTGCTTATCCCCAAGGGTATTGACATCAATTGGCCCATCTCGCTCACTCCTCTGCCCATACTCCCTCTCCTTCGGTCTATTATCAGCTGTGTAGGCAAAATACAAATACGCCGGCCTGGAACAATAAACCCCGAGAGGCCGGCACGGATTGCACCCCCTTTGACAAAGTATGGTCTATCAGTAATTTCATAGTCAGCAAGCCCGCCCAGGCACAATCTACATGGAATGACACTTCTACAACCCCAGATTGCTACCCAAAATTGGCGTCAGGAATCAATAGGGATCAATCCTCGGCCATTCCCCAATGGCGGGCCTTAGCTGGAATCACCATTGAGCGTCCGGAAAACGGGACATGGCCACTGGGAATCTTGAATTTATCAGATAGATACGCTCCTGCATGGGCCAGTGATGACAAATTGAGTAAACGAGAGGTCTACCCTTCCGGCGATGTCAGAAATATTGTTTCAAGCATCGTGGGCGCTTTGCGAAGCTCAATCACTCGCCACTGGGCGCCAGCCTATTTCCAACACGGTATCTTTTGCGGTGAGATAAAGCACATTCCTATCGCTTATCGTGACTGGCGTCTCAAGTTGAAACGCATCAAGCACGACCGAAGGCGGATCTGCGGCCTGTGCCTTGGCGACTTCTTCAATATCTAGCCGCTTCAACCAGTACTGCATATTTTTTGTGCCCGTAGAGTGCTCGAGCTGGATGTGAATGGACCCCGCTGTGTAAAATGTTGATGATTCCCCCAGGGATAGGCGTCCCTGTATTGTTGAATTGCTGATTAAAGTATAATGCCGGAGAAGCCTGTGACGGGGTGAATAAACCACGGCATCCGGGAGTCCATTTCCATCACTTAAATCAGTCCCTTCCCTTGCCGCCGGAGCACTGTGGACGCTATTAATGGAGGTCGTACTTagatgaggagatgggaggaGCCCCTCTTCGTTTTGGGCTCTAGGCTCTGCTGCCTGGCCTGCCTTGGATGACAGGGAAGCTGCCGGGGTGCTCAATGAAGGGAGGGTAAACAAGGTACTCTCGTTCGGGCAAGGGTGAACGGGCCACTGCTTTTTTGACAAGAGATGGGAAAGCGTCTGTTGGAGGTGGCTGCCCAGGGTATCGCAAAATGCGAACTCCAGCTCTGTCAATTGTGGTGGGCAAGGTAGCCGCCACCCGGGATACAACTTCCCATGGGATCGAGGTGCCAATATCTTGTGGTACTCGAGGAGAAACATATTGCAAAGGAAACAGGCATCCTTGCTCGAGCACACTAGGCGGGGATACATTTTTGGTTTTTGTAGCTCGCAGTAGGCGATTAATTGGACTTCAGCGTGGATCTTGCCTTCCGTTAGGGTTTTGGGCACCTGTTGGGAATACTGGGCTATGGCCTGTTGCTCCGTAAGTTTCGAGACTGAGCAAATTGAATTTATGAGCCGTTTCTGCTGTCCCTTTGAACTTGCTTCCAATATCCTGCTCCGTAAATTGGGAGCATATCCGTTAAACGAGGGTATATCATATGCCTCCCGCGGAAGGTGAACAGGGACAGCCCTCATGTTCCGA encodes:
- a CDS encoding nucleic acid/nucleotide deaminase domain-containing protein (COG:S;~EggNog:ENOG410PPMG;~InterPro:IPR027796;~PFAM:PF14441), with product MPSELNPLIISAESIALSSLVCSIPAPPSDNNTECLPSSNRKYTLPLDTERQLARTLAFLSHSKDDVNHIPAVCLEEDQDTGGLNVIFAVNRTSHKDGGAAMARIKTGFDRLFSTLANLGLLPDLKRLVLDDVICMCSGRILSRLRLAPSKRKRDSRPFRDSLREAVLAAKRISDQKLRESNMLEVLNQFAIKARDAEKLIDSWSRHQVQARLIELVEGIYQVHRIPQLPALIRAIPNRDLDPCSKESVLNIVSKVSRYRESARFLYRTAKDCALARNMRAVPVHLPREAYDIPSFNGYAPNLRSRILEASSKGQQKRLINSICSVSKLTEQQAIAQYSQQVPKTLTEGKIHAEVQLIAYCELQKPKMYPRLVCSSKDACFLCNMFLLEYHKILAPRSHGKLYPGWRLPCPPQLTELEFAFCDTLGSHLQQTLSHLLSKKQWPVHPCPNESTLFTLPSLSTPAASLSSKAGQAAEPRAQNEEGLLPSPHLSTTSINSVHSAPAAREGTDLSDGNGLPDAVVYSPRHRLLRHYTLISNSTIQGRLSLGESSTFYTAGSIHIQLEHSTGTKNMQYWLKRLDIEEVAKAQAADPPSVVLDAFQLETPVTISDRNVLYLTAKDTVLEIGWRPVASD